In Trueperella pecoris, the DNA window TGCGGAGGACAGGGCCCAGCCCACCGCGCCCGCGGCAGTGGCCACGAGCGCCAAGATCAGAACGAAAAGGGGTATTGCGATTGTCATGCCCCAAGCCTACAAAGGGCCTCCGACAAAAAATTCGCCCCGCACACACCGCCTTCGCGCAGTGGTTGGATTAATCAACGCGCTCAGCGACAGCGCGCGCATGGATCCGACCCTTGTGTGCACGGGGCTATGGACGCACGCTCCTTCACCCAACGTTTGCCAAGGTCACGGCGCGAACTGCGAGGACGGCGTCGGGAAAAGAGGAGGGCCGTGCCCCAGCTCTCGGGCAAACTAATTGGGAAAGCCAGGTAAGCCAACTAGACTGGGGCCGTGAGCTTAACAATTGGAATTGCAGGACTGCCCAACGTCGGTAAGTCGACCCTCTTTAATGCCCTGACCCGCGCCAACGTCCTTGCGGCGAATTACCCGTTCGCGACGATCGAGCCCAACGTCGGCGTCGTTCCGCTTCCGGACCCGCGCCTGGAGAAGCTGGCCGAGATCTTTGGCTCGCAAAAGATCCTCCCCGCGACCGTCTCTTTCGTTGATATCGCGGGCATCGTGCGCGGTGCGTCCGAGGGAGAAGGCCTGGGCAACCAGTTCCTCGCCAACATCCGCGAGGCCGACGCCATCTGTCAGGTGACCCGCGCGTTCGCTGACCCGGACGTCACGCACGTCGACGGCAAGGTTGACCCTAAGTCGGACATCGACACGATCACCACCGAGCTCGTCCTCGCCGACATTCAGACGCTCGAAAAGCAACTCCCGCGCCTGCAGAAGGAACTCACGGGCAAGAAGATCGGCCCCGAATACGTCCAGACCGCCAAGGACGCCCTCGACATCCTCTTCGACGGCAAGACGCTTTCGGCCGCCGGCAAGCACCTCGACCAGGATATTTTGAAGTCCTTCCAGCTCATGACGACGAAGCCGTTCATTTACGTCTTCAATACCGACGACGCCGGACTGGCCGACACCGCCATGCAGGACGAACTGCGTGCCCTCGTCGCGCCCGCGGAGGCGATCTTCCTGGATGCGAAATTCGAGTCGGAGCTCATCGAGCTTGAGCCCAACGAGGCCCAGGAGATGCTGGAATCCACCGGCCAGGACGAGGCGGGATTGGACAAGCTGGCACGCGTCGGCTTCGACACGCTGGGGTTGCAGACCTACCTGACGGTTGGCCCGAAGGAAGCTCGCGCGTGGACGATCCGCAAGGGGTGGACCGCGCCCCAGGCCGCCGGCGTCATCCACACGGACTTCGAGCGGGGATTCATTAAAGCCCAAGTCGTGTCTTTCGACGAGCTCGTCGAATACGGCTCCATGAACGAGGCCAAGGCTCATGGCCGCGTGCGCATGGAGGGCAAGGACTACGTGATGGCTGACGGCGACGTCGTGGAGTTCCGCACGGGGCTGACGTCTGGGGGGAACAAGTAGTCGCGATGGGAGAACGATGGCCGACAATCCTCTGAATCTCGATGAGGCGGGCGAGTGGGCTGGCCTATGGTGGCTGCCGGACGACCCTGACAAGCAGGTCCCAGGCATCTTGCGGTATGACGGTGAGGGCAGCCCCTCGCTCGCGCTGATCGGAGCATTCGAGGACCGCATCACCTCCGATCTCGCCCCTGGAGTGACGGCCTGCCACGAGGGTACCAAGACATGGGACGTGATCCACGGCGTGGCTGAGAATCGTGAAGTCACCCTCCTCGGCTGTGTCCCCACCCGTACAAAACGGACGATGGGCGCGCGGGTGAAGAGCCCCGACACGCAGACTGTGGCGGCGACGATGGCGATCATCGGCGCGCACGTCAGCGGAAAAGAGGACGCGGCGTTCGCGGTGGCCGAGGTCTCGGTCGAAGACTTGGGGCTGTGGGCTGCGTCGTCCGTGTTCGAGGTTTCCCTTGGCACTTCCGAAGACAGAATTGATGGGACCGGGACCATCTCGGTGAAGCCCGTCGAGGCACAGTCGGTGACAGTCGATGGCACGGAGTACCGCCTCGTGCACACTTACACCCTGCCATTCTTTGACTGCCGTAAGAGCCGAACCGTCGCGCGCATGCGCGACACCGCCTCCATCCGTGTCTGCCCAGCCGAGCCGTTCACCCTGACCGCCGCGCTGAAGGCGGCGAACCTGATGCAGGACTTGATCGCGCTGGCAACGCACCGCGCTGCTGGCGTGATCTGGCTCCGGCTGGAGGTTGCCGAAACCGAGTCGGGCCCGCAGAATGGTCAGCCTTTGCCGCGTCGGCGCGCCGACGTGCTCTATCCGCCCGTAGCGCTCGGCAAGCACGACGCGAAGGCTGTTGACCCTCGCCGAGTATTCTTCACCTGTGCGACGCTCCCGTTCGAGGAACTCGTACCCCGCTGGTGCGAGGCGCATGACCGACTGTGGGCAGCGACCAACATGATTCTGGGTCTGCGCTATGCGCCAGCCCGCTTCATCGAGAACAACCTCCTGACAGCGGTGGGCGCTGCGGAGGCGCTGCACCGCGGACTCGACATCGATGAGAAGACTCCCTTCCCTAAGAACGAGTTCAAGGGGATGCGCGACGCGATGCTTGGCCAGGTGCCTGAAAAGCACCGGGACAGATTCAAGGGGATGATCAGAAATGATCCGACGCTCCGGGATCGGCTTCGCGCCCTGGCCGCGAGACCCGATCAGGAGGCGATCGCGCAGCTTGTGCCAGACGTCAATCACTGGGCGAAGCGGACGACGCGAGCTCGCAATGACCTCGCACACGAAGGCAGGACCCCTGACGATTCCATCGAGGAACTGATCGCGATCGTCGAGACCACGACCGCAGTCGTGATCCTCAACGTCTTGCACGAGCTTGGGCTGCCAGCAGAGCGGCAGCGCCAGATCGTGCGGGATCACCCAATGCTCAGGGATACGGCGGGCCGTGCCCGCGAGTGGTTGGTCGCCTCCGAATCCGACTGATCGCCCTGCTCGTTGCTGGGTACAGGACGGTCATTCGCCTGAGAATGTTGGGCCGTCGGAAAGATGGCTGATGTGCAGAAGGTGCTGTCGTCGAGATCGACGCACGTCACGCACGCGCGACTTAGAGGCTGCATAGGAGAGGGCGATCTGGGTGCGACCGCCTAGGAGGTGCACGCATGACTGACAAGAGGAGCACGGCGAAGCTGCATCACTATGTGCCGCAGGGATACCTTCGGGGCTTCGCGACGGACATGGAGCGGGTCAGGGTCGTGCCCCTCGACCGCTCTCGGCAGCCATACACGCCGAGCGTGAAGAACGTAGCTGCGCAGAACCACTTCCACACGGTCGGTGAGTTCGATGAGCCGGATGCATTCGAGAAAGCGCTGAGCGACGTCGAGGGCCAAGCTCTCGGCATCATCAGGGGCCTTGCCAACGGCGAGTTTCCCCTCTCCGAGGAGAACAGGTGGGCCTTCGCCCATTACACGGCGTTGCAGAGCGTGCGCGGGCCGGACACCCGGAGGACGACCGAGCATCTCTGCGCGGCCATGGTCCGGTTGGAGGTGGGTGCCGGTGGCCGCAAGAATGTCGGTGCCTGGATCCGTGACAATTTCGGAGTCGACCCGACGCCCGAGCAAGAGGATCGGATCTGGGACGAGGCTACCCAACCTGGTGGACCGCCGATCAGTTTTTCCAACTTGACTCACATTCAGAACGCGGTCGAGACCGCGATCGAGCTGACGCCTTACCTGGCCACCCGCCCCTGGACACTCGTCCGCTTCGAACGGCGCTCTCTCATCACGTCGGATGCTCCGGTCAGCTTGGTGCGCCGACCGAACGACCAGCCGTGGGAGGGAGTCGGCTTCGCCACGGCATGGGGCGTCACGTTCCCGCTCACGCGTAAGCTGGGACTGCTCATGAGTGACCCCATGGCGATATTGGAAGGGTTCGAAGCGGACGATCCGCGCGTCCAGCAGGTCCGCGAGATGGTTCTTGCCGGACGGATCGACCAAATCCAGCCCGGGACCACAGCAATGGAGAAGCTGTTCAACCAGCACACGGCGCAGTCGGCCCGCGAGTACGTCTTTCACCACCCTGAGGACGAGTGCTTCGTCCCTGCCGACTTGCCTGAACCGGATCTCATCAACATCAGACCGGTGAGGGGACTCGTCAACATGGACTTCGACGGTGAGTCGGCGTTCGCACCCGGTGGGGACAGTCCCACGCCGCCTGAGGAAAAGTCTTCCAAGTCGATTGATTAGGAACGCTTTCGTGACTCCGTCAGGTGGCTGTACAGCAGGAGGTCGGCAAAGTCGTGCTCATGGCGGGGTGGTTAGGAGTGTTATAGCTGCTCGGGGTGCCTGAACGCCACCTTGTCCAATGGCGGCTATGGCGTGACGCTACGGCGGGTCGCAGAGATTGAACGGAGTGGGGCTCACATTCAGCGCCTGAATCCCCGAGATCCCGGGGGATCGGCCCAGTCCCGGATCGTGAGCCTCGGGTGCGCCGGAGGGCGCGTCGTGTGATCATGTCTGCTCTGTTGCGGGGCTCAAGTTTGCTTACCAGGGTGGCTCAAGAATGCTAGGTTAGCTTCATGAAGCTGACCAGTGTCGTTCCGCGCCGGGTGAGCGAGGTCCTCGTGGAACAGGTGCGCGTGGAGCCGGTGGTAGCGCTTCACGGTCCCCGATCGGTCGGCAAATCGACGGTTCTGCGCGCGTTCGCGGCGCAGGTGGGCAGTACCGTCATCGACCTCGACGACATCGAGGTCCGTGAGGCCGTGGAAGGGAATCTGGTATCGGCTGTATCGACGGCTACGACCCTGTGCGTCGATGAGTACCAGCGACTCCCAGACGTCTTGGATGCGATCAAGGCGCGCCTGAACCGAGAGGGAAGCAACCCGGGTACCGCAGTCATTACGGGATCCACGCGGCAAGACGCCTTGCCGCGCACGGTCCAAGCACTCACGGGTCGCCTGCATTCGCAAGTCATCTGGCCCTTGTCGCAAGGGGAGATCGTCGGCGTCCGGGAGGACTTCCTGGAGTGTCTGCTCGTAGATGTCGGGGACACGGTGGCGGCGCTCCCCACATCAACGACCTCTAGGGACGAGTATGTGGATCGGGTCTGCTCAGGTGGGATGCCGTTAGCGCTGCGCCGTACCGGGGCGTCGCGCGCGCGATGGTTCGACGACTTTGTCCGCGCTTCCGTCGAACGCGATGCCGTCGAGCTCAGTCGAGTTCGGGAGCGTCAGGCCCTTGCCGATCTGCTGGGGCACCTTGCTTCACAGACCGGACAGTTGTTGAATGTCTCCGCCGGAGCGCAGAAACTGGGGATCAATAGGGCAACCGCCGAGAATCACTTGCGCCTGTTGGAGGATCTGTTTCTGGTTGTGCGGCTTCCTGCCTGGGGCAAGACGCTGCGCTCCCGGGTGAGTGCCAAGCCGAAGGTCCATGTCGTCGATTCCGGACTTGCTGCACGGCTGCTTCGCCTCACCCCCGACAGGCTGCGAGGCCTCGACCCGGCGACGCTGACCGATTTCGGTCATCTTCTGGAGACATTCGTGGTGGGGGAGGTCCGCAAACAGGCTTCATGGCTGGGGGAGCCGGTTGCGTTCGGGCATTGGCGCACCAGTGACGGCGACGAGGTCGATCTCGTCATCGAGCGTGATGACGGACGCGTGCTGGCTATAGAGGTCAAAGCGAGCGAACGAGCGCCGGGCTCGGAGTTTCGCGGCATGGCCAAACTTCGTGATCTGCTCGGCGACCGTTTCCTGGGCGGCATCATGATGACCGCCGGAAAGCGCTCCTATACCTACCAGGATCGTCTGCACGTGATCCCCATCGACCGCTTGTGGACGCCGGTCGGCGGGCATGCGTCTGACGCGGTGGCGAAGGGCTAGATCTGGTGGAGGCCCAGTGGAGTTTATGTTTAACGTCTAGCCTTTGCTGGATGGCCGTATGAAGCGGCCCGCTGTCTCTGGTGGGGATTGCGGGCCGCTTTTCTCTTCCCGTTGCGGGACCTCGGTGAGATACTGGGGATATGGCTATTGAGGCTTTCTTGGATCGTGAGGAGATTTCGCGCGCCGCAAAGCGGAGGGGAGTCTTTCGTCTTCAGGTTTTTGGGTCTGCGGTGCGAGGGGGATTCAGCGAGCGCAGTGATATCGATTTTCTCGTCGATTTTCTCCCGAATCGGGAAGATCCCTTCGAAGATTACGTAGGGTTACGAAAGGATCTCGAAGAGATAACACGTCGAGACGTCGACTTAGTTGTTGAGCGAGCTGTTCGTAATCCTTTCTTCAAAGAATCCGTTCTGGAATCGGCGGAGGACGTTTATGTTGCCGACATCTAAAGCTCACCTATGGGATGCGCGCGAAGCGTGTCGAGCAGCTCTATCGTTTGTCGATGGAATGGATGAGGAAGATTTCCAGGCGAGTGTGCTCCATCAGTCTGCTGTCGAACGTCAGCTCCTTATTCTTGGTGAGGCGCTCAATCGCTTGAGGAAGACTGATGCTGAAACATCGTCGCAGATCGCAGATCTTGATCGCATAATCGGAATGCGCAATATTCTCGCCCATGAATATGGGGTAGTGGATTGCATCATCGTTTGGTCAGTTTTGAAAAATCATCTTCCGCAGTTATCTCTAGCTTTAACTGATTTACTTCGCCCTATAGGTGAGGGAATTGAGTGAGCGAAAAGGTTGCACATTTCGAAATATATGGTGTAGTACCGCAAAGCGGAAAATTGGTAACAGTCCGAAAAGCTCGTGGTCCCTATATCGGCTGGTTGGATTTACCTGGTGGGAGTCCGGAGTGAGGTGAGCCTCAGCTTGAGACACTTTCGCGCGAGCACTGCTTCGAGTGCGAGTGAAATCTGTGAAGCAAGACGTTCCTCAGTGCGGAAACCCGCGGCGTTTACGCTTAACGTCAAGCGTTATCGATGCGACGCGTTATATGTTTGGCTAGTGATCGCCTCGCTCGCTGAGTTAGATACCGGGGCACTCTACTTGGGGAAGTGGGGAAAGCGTCTCAATTCTCATTCGGATCGGAAAGCGCTCACGCAGTTGTTACTGCTTGATGATGTCGAAGGGGCTGATGAGCTGAGGGTCCCGCCCGGACACCGGCTTGAAGCTTAGAGGGGAATTGGGTTGGGTGGCACAGCATAGGAATTAATCAATAGTGGTGCATTTACGTTGGCTGAACCCCGTAGGTCCAAGCAATGTGGAAAATGTTGATTGTCGCTAGGGTGGGAGATGGAAGAGAAGATTACGCCGGTGGCTCCCGGAGAAATTCTGTTCGAAGATTTCATTCAGCCGATGGGGATTACGCAGAACAAGCTAGCCGTGGCAATTGGTATTCCGCCGCGTCGGATTAATGAGATTGTGCGGGGAAAGCGCCGGATTACGGCCGATACGGCGTTGCGGTTCGGGCGCTATTTCGGCATGAGTGCCCAGTTCTGGATCAATCTCCAGTCCCATTATGATCTGGAAATTGCGCGAGACTCGCTCGGCAATGAGCTCGATCGAATCCGGCCGCTACAAGACTTGTGAACCCGCCGGACTCTGCGAGGCTCTATCTTGGGGTGCTGCTCGTTTAAGCGATTGGATGTCGATGATGAAAGCCGCTCTGTTAGTTTTTGCGTTGAGGCAATGTTGCGATGGCTGGCATTAGCATTGTTTCTCAGGGCGGGAGAAAGGAGGTTTGGGGCGCGCCGAAATGTAGTTTATGGGTGTTTTGCTTTAAAACCGAGGCCGCCTCGTTGGTCTAACTGTGACGTGGAATAGATTCAAATGCTGATTCGTCCTTAGCTGCCTTGTCCGTCGTGCGTATTGGGAGGATCCAAGCCCAATCGCGGAAACACCCATGCGTATATTTCAGCGGTGCCACCATGGTGCCATGAAGGCTCGACATATTTTACTGGCATTGATTGGTATGGCTGAAAGTGATTTTCAGCTGGGGATACGCCGTATCCGATAAAGGGTTCCTTTGAGATGTTGCTAAATTGATGGAGAGTCGCGTCGATAGCCGCAGGATTGAGTGTCGCACTGTCCAGCGTAAGCCATGTGTGGGACCCAAGGTGTCCAGTTCCTGATCTTAGTTGCCAATCTTCTCCATGGCGTTCCAAGAGTAATCGGCCGATTGTGTAGGAACTTACTGAGCAACTTCCTGAGGGGTAGTTCTTGATCCATGGGTTGTCCTTGTTAAGGCTTGAGTATTGGATTAGCAGGGCAGATACTTCTTCCGTTGCAGTGCGCCATCGTGCAATTTCATCCATGTCTAAATTATAGCATATGGTACAGTGTGTGCTATAGTGATGCCTTTTGTGAAAGTGATTAGGGGGCCAATCTCGAATCGTGCTGGAATTTTTAGAATATTTTGCTTAATGAATGATGAAGTTCTAAGAATGGCGAGTATCGGTGCAGATACCATTTTCTCCAATCGGTCGTGCCAGCCTAATGCTTCCGCTGTGAGTGAGCCGTACTCCCGGAAAGTGGAGGCATCGTTTGTAGTCTAAGAATGTAGTTCAGCTGGTTGAGGTGCCGACCGTAGTTTCTTGTCGACAAGCGGCCACGTATTTCCGTGGCCCCAGCAGCCTAGTATGGAACGCCAATCGAACCTATCGTCCGGCTGAAATAGCTGGGCCATGAGGAGCGTGGGATGGTGCAGACTTCCTCGAGTAGTTGTCTCTGATCCTAGTGGTAAGCCGCTGTGAACAACCGCGCCCGTGCGGCAATGCTCGAAGTGCAGCGCTTGGCTCACATGGACCTGAAGGGCCTTTGTGCTCCGCTCTTCACCGAGCCCCCGGAATCGTTCCACGAAATCTTGGAGCCTGGTGATCACACGCGCTCGAATTGCGCCTCGATTGGACCCTGCTCCAAAGCGTGAGACAGGCGGCAGGATGTTGGCAATACGCGTTCCCTCGGTGGGGATGTCTGTGCCGTCGCGGAAGGCGCCACCGACGAAGGCGACGTCGCCACGTTGATGGATGGCAAGAGTGCCAACCTGGTACTCACTGACCCGCCCTACAGTGTCGCCTTCGAATCATCGGGCGGCCTGAAAATCAAGAATGACGCGATGAATAACGACGCGTTCTTTGAGTTCCTGCTGGCCGCGTTCACCAACATGAACAGCGCGCTCGAGAAGGGCGGGTCGGCGTATGTGTTCCACGCCGACAACGAAGGCCTGAACTTCCGCCGCGCCTTCGTAGAGGCGGGCTTCAAGCTCTCCGGCTGCTGCATCTGGGTGAAGGATTCGCTAGTGCTTGGGCGGAGCCCGTATCAATGGCAGCATGAGCCTGTGCTGTTCGGCTGGAAGCAGGGCGGTAAGCACAAGTGGTTCGCCGATCGGAAACAAACCACCATGTGGCGGTTTGATAAGCCCGGACCTGACCCCCGTTTGGTAGACACCCGACAACCCGGCTTTCTGCCGGGGAAGAAAGGTAACCTGCCACCATGCCCAGCAAGACCTACACTGAGGAATTCCGCCGCGACGCGGTCGCCGTCTACGAGAATTCCCCCGGCGTATCGATCAACGCCCTCGCCGCCGAACTCGGCGTCAACCGCAACACCCTCCAGATCTGGGTCCGCAAATATGGCACCGGCGCCCGCACCACCACCAGCACCGAGGCCGCCTCGCAGACCCCAACATCGGTGACCGATGCCGAACGTATCCGCCAGCTGGAACGGGAAAACGCCCGACTGAAGGAAGAGCGCGACATTCTGCGCAAGGCCGCGAAATATTTCGCGGAAGAGACGACCTGGTGATCCACTTCCAGTTCGTTGACGACGCCCGGAACGACCGTTCGGTCAAGCGGTTATGTGAGGTTCTGAAACTCAACCGGTCCTCGTACTACAAATGGAAAAACACCTCCGCCATGCGAAAGAAACGTCTGCTCAGCGACGCGATCCTCGGCGCACGGGTCAAGGCCGTGTTCACAAAAGAACGCGGCTGCTACGGTGCCAAACGCATCACGGCGCAACTCAACGACGACTCGCCCGGCAGTCCGGTCAATCACAAGAAAGTCGCCCGGATCATGCGCTCGTTGCAGCTGGTTGGCTACTCGAAGAAACGCAAGGTCACCACGACTGTCTCGGATAGGAGGAAGCCGGTGTTTGCGGACCTGGTGGGGAGGAAATTCACCGCCCCGGCACCGAACCAGGTCTACGTCGGCGATATCACGTACCTGCCGATCGCGGACGGGTCGAATATGTACCTGGCCACGGTCATCGACTGTTTCTCCCGCCGGCTGGTAGGCTTCGCGATCGCCGATCACATGCGTACTTCCCTGGTTCAGGACGCCCTGGTGATGGCCAAGGGCCAGCGCGGAAGTCTCGACGACGCAATTTTTCACTCCGACCACGGAAGCGTATACACCTCGCACGGGTTCCAGGACACCTGCATACAGCTGGGAGTCCGGCAGTCGATGGGCGCGATCGGCAGCAGCGCTGATAACGCCCTGGCGGAGTCCTTCAACGCCGCGTTGAAGCGTGAGGTCCTCCAGGACGCGAAGACGTTTGCCAATCAGTTGCAGTGCCGGCGAGATGTTTTCCGCTGGTGTACCCGCTACAACACCACGCCTCGACATTCCTGGTGCGGGTATCTCGCTCCAGCAGTGTTTGAACAGCAATGTCCTGTTACGCTGAGATCTGCTTCCTGATCACATCCCCCGTGTCTACTTTCCGGGGGTCGGGCCCCCGTGCTCGAGGCCGCCCACCAGGCAGGCTTTGAAACCGCCGACCCGGGCGAGGTGGCGTTGACGGTCACGATGCCCACCACCGGGTGGAGTGAGCGCACTCGCGCCAACCTCGAAGCGCTCCTAGCGGCCAAAGGGCCACTGATCGCCAAGGCACTGGGCATCCCGGCCACACCCGCCGAGTTCAACGATGACGAGACCGTCTCGTTCCCGTGGTGTGAGTCGATTACGCCGGAGACGGCACGCGAGGCGGTGATCCCGCTTGTGGCCCGGCTCTGCCAACGCGCCCAGGAGGCAAGCCGGATCCGATCCACACCGCCTGCACCGGGCAATGACAAGTACACGATGCGCTGCTTCCTGCTCTCCCTGGGCTTCATCGGCCCCGAACACAAGCAGGCACGCCACATCCTGCTGGCAGGCCTCGAAGGCGACGCCGCCTGGCGCACCCCTGCAAGCAGGAAGGAGAACCGGCCATGACTCCTGGCCAGCGGGTGCGCCTGATCGCCACCAGCGACCCGTACACGACGCTGCGCCCTGGTGTGCTTGGCACCGTGGCGTTCGTCGACGACCTCGGTACTGTCCACGTCGACTGGGACACCG includes these proteins:
- a CDS encoding IS3 family transposase (programmed frameshift), producing MPSKTYTEEFRRDAVAVYENSPGVSINALAAELGVNRNTLQIWVRKYGTGARTTTSTEAASQTPTSVTDAERIRQLERENARLKEERDILRKAAKYFAEGDDLVIHFQFVDDARNDRSVKRLCEVLKLNRSSYYKWKNTSAMRKKRLLSDAILGARVKAVFTKERGCYGAKRITAQLNDDSPGSPVNHKKVARIMRSLQLVGYSKKRKVTTTVSDRRKPVFADLVGRKFTAPAPNQVYVGDITYLPIADGSNMYLATVIDCFSRRLVGFAIADHMRTSLVQDALVMAKGQRGSLDDAIFHSDHGSVYTSHGFQDTCIQLGVRQSMGAIGSSADNALAESFNAALKREVLQDAKTFANQLQCRRDVFRWCTRYNTTPRHSWCGYLAPAVFEQQCPVTLRSAS
- the ychF gene encoding redox-regulated ATPase YchF → MSLTIGIAGLPNVGKSTLFNALTRANVLAANYPFATIEPNVGVVPLPDPRLEKLAEIFGSQKILPATVSFVDIAGIVRGASEGEGLGNQFLANIREADAICQVTRAFADPDVTHVDGKVDPKSDIDTITTELVLADIQTLEKQLPRLQKELTGKKIGPEYVQTAKDALDILFDGKTLSAAGKHLDQDILKSFQLMTTKPFIYVFNTDDAGLADTAMQDELRALVAPAEAIFLDAKFESELIELEPNEAQEMLESTGQDEAGLDKLARVGFDTLGLQTYLTVGPKEARAWTIRKGWTAPQAAGVIHTDFERGFIKAQVVSFDELVEYGSMNEAKAHGRVRMEGKDYVMADGDVVEFRTGLTSGGNK
- a CDS encoding HEPN domain-containing protein; translated protein: MADNPLNLDEAGEWAGLWWLPDDPDKQVPGILRYDGEGSPSLALIGAFEDRITSDLAPGVTACHEGTKTWDVIHGVAENREVTLLGCVPTRTKRTMGARVKSPDTQTVAATMAIIGAHVSGKEDAAFAVAEVSVEDLGLWAASSVFEVSLGTSEDRIDGTGTISVKPVEAQSVTVDGTEYRLVHTYTLPFFDCRKSRTVARMRDTASIRVCPAEPFTLTAALKAANLMQDLIALATHRAAGVIWLRLEVAETESGPQNGQPLPRRRADVLYPPVALGKHDAKAVDPRRVFFTCATLPFEELVPRWCEAHDRLWAATNMILGLRYAPARFIENNLLTAVGAAEALHRGLDIDEKTPFPKNEFKGMRDAMLGQVPEKHRDRFKGMIRNDPTLRDRLRALAARPDQEAIAQLVPDVNHWAKRTTRARNDLAHEGRTPDDSIEELIAIVETTTAVVILNVLHELGLPAERQRQIVRDHPMLRDTAGRAREWLVASESD
- a CDS encoding HepT-like ribonuclease domain-containing protein; its protein translation is MLPTSKAHLWDAREACRAALSFVDGMDEEDFQASVLHQSAVERQLLILGEALNRLRKTDAETSSQIADLDRIIGMRNILAHEYGVVDCIIVWSVLKNHLPQLSLALTDLLRPIGEGIE
- a CDS encoding ATP-binding protein → MKLTSVVPRRVSEVLVEQVRVEPVVALHGPRSVGKSTVLRAFAAQVGSTVIDLDDIEVREAVEGNLVSAVSTATTLCVDEYQRLPDVLDAIKARLNREGSNPGTAVITGSTRQDALPRTVQALTGRLHSQVIWPLSQGEIVGVREDFLECLLVDVGDTVAALPTSTTSRDEYVDRVCSGGMPLALRRTGASRARWFDDFVRASVERDAVELSRVRERQALADLLGHLASQTGQLLNVSAGAQKLGINRATAENHLRLLEDLFLVVRLPAWGKTLRSRVSAKPKVHVVDSGLAARLLRLTPDRLRGLDPATLTDFGHLLETFVVGEVRKQASWLGEPVAFGHWRTSDGDEVDLVIERDDGRVLAIEVKASERAPGSEFRGMAKLRDLLGDRFLGGIMMTAGKRSYTYQDRLHVIPIDRLWTPVGGHASDAVAKG
- a CDS encoding DUF4314 domain-containing protein, producing the protein MTPGQRVRLIATSDPYTTLRPGVLGTVAFVDDLGTVHVDWDTGSNLGLIPGEDSWETLPTEKPEK
- a CDS encoding DUF4238 domain-containing protein; the protein is MTDKRSTAKLHHYVPQGYLRGFATDMERVRVVPLDRSRQPYTPSVKNVAAQNHFHTVGEFDEPDAFEKALSDVEGQALGIIRGLANGEFPLSEENRWAFAHYTALQSVRGPDTRRTTEHLCAAMVRLEVGAGGRKNVGAWIRDNFGVDPTPEQEDRIWDEATQPGGPPISFSNLTHIQNAVETAIELTPYLATRPWTLVRFERRSLITSDAPVSLVRRPNDQPWEGVGFATAWGVTFPLTRKLGLLMSDPMAILEGFEADDPRVQQVREMVLAGRIDQIQPGTTAMEKLFNQHTAQSAREYVFHHPEDECFVPADLPEPDLINIRPVRGLVNMDFDGESAFAPGGDSPTPPEEKSSKSID
- a CDS encoding HigA family addiction module antitoxin, giving the protein MEEKITPVAPGEILFEDFIQPMGITQNKLAVAIGIPPRRINEIVRGKRRITADTALRFGRYFGMSAQFWINLQSHYDLEIARDSLGNELDRIRPLQDL
- a CDS encoding nucleotidyltransferase family protein, which gives rise to MAIEAFLDREEISRAAKRRGVFRLQVFGSAVRGGFSERSDIDFLVDFLPNREDPFEDYVGLRKDLEEITRRDVDLVVERAVRNPFFKESVLESAEDVYVADI